A single Argentina anserina chromosome 7, drPotAnse1.1, whole genome shotgun sequence DNA region contains:
- the LOC126803267 gene encoding B3 domain-containing protein Os04g0386900-like translates to MAHSAQSSATPSIELHGDEFWPLSGKPYFDVILTKSHVKPIYQMEIPPKLDSVLPAGNSVPMVLSFGEKSWEMTFSETKRLKLVDRHSWKSFVDDNSLKAGDGCVFELISCDSTKVLFKVQILRGDIPAELMEKYSNEAEKPIVIQ, encoded by the exons ATGGCACACTCAGCACAATCCTCAGCAACTCCCTCGATTGAATTGCATGGTGACGAATTCTGGCCACTTTCAGGGAAACCTTACTTTGATGTCATACTCACGAAATCCCATGTCAAACCCATTTACCAAATG GAGATCCCACCCAAGCTTGATTCAGTATTACCTGCGGGTAATTCAGTCCCTATGGTCCTCAGCTTTGGGGAGAAGAGCTGGGAGATGACATTTAGTGAAACAAAACGTCTTAAATTAGTTGATCGACACTCATGGAAGTCATTTGTCGATGACAACAGTCTGAAGGCTGGAGATGGATGTGTTTTCGAACTCATAAGCTGTGACAGTACAAAAGTGTTGTTCAAGGTCCAAATCCTCAGAGGTGACATCCCAGCTGAGCTAATGGAGAAGTACTCCAATGAGGCTGAGAAACCCATTGTTATACAATAA